The following proteins come from a genomic window of Flavobacterium crocinum:
- a CDS encoding cytochrome c oxidase subunit 3 has translation MGATVTTANNDEKTWGGGHEIQPLGSSYGKMMMWFFIVSDALTFSGFLGAYGFSRFKFIETWPLADEVFTHFPFMHGVAAPMYYVALMTFILIFSSVTMVLAVDAGHQLKKTKVAIYMFLTIIGGLIFVGSQAWEWKNFIKGEYGAVETVGGSLLQFVDKDGKRVALADFAVKLPEQREALTRSHSTWFMEDAESQPSFTVAEVQAGFKAHPEILIRTEKLTDKKKKTVLSREESEKHLASAKYVVEGANLIRNEYGNKLFADFFFFITGFHGFHVFSGVIINIIIFFNVLLGTYEKRRSYEMVEKVGLYWHFVDLVWVFVFTVFYLV, from the coding sequence ATGGGAGCGACAGTTACTACTGCAAACAACGACGAAAAAACTTGGGGAGGCGGTCATGAGATCCAGCCACTAGGATCAAGTTATGGTAAAATGATGATGTGGTTTTTTATCGTATCAGATGCCTTAACATTCTCTGGATTTCTGGGAGCTTATGGTTTTTCTAGATTTAAATTTATCGAAACTTGGCCTTTGGCTGATGAAGTGTTTACTCACTTTCCATTTATGCATGGTGTTGCGGCTCCAATGTATTATGTAGCATTAATGACTTTTATTTTGATCTTTTCTTCTGTAACAATGGTTTTGGCTGTTGATGCAGGTCACCAATTGAAAAAGACAAAAGTTGCAATTTATATGTTCTTAACTATTATTGGAGGTCTTATTTTCGTTGGTTCTCAGGCTTGGGAATGGAAAAACTTCATTAAAGGTGAATATGGAGCAGTTGAAACAGTTGGAGGAAGTTTACTTCAATTTGTGGATAAAGATGGTAAAAGAGTAGCTCTAGCTGATTTTGCTGTTAAATTGCCAGAACAAAGAGAAGCTTTAACAAGAAGCCACTCAACTTGGTTTATGGAAGATGCAGAATCACAACCAAGCTTTACAGTAGCTGAAGTTCAGGCTGGATTTAAAGCACATCCTGAAATTTTAATTAGAACAGAAAAACTTACTGATAAAAAGAAAAAAACAGTTTTATCAAGAGAAGAATCTGAAAAACATTTAGCAAGTGCTAAATACGTAGTAGAAGGAGCTAACTTGATCAGAAACGAATATGGTAATAAATTATTCGCTGATTTCTTCTTTTTCATTACAGGTTTCCACGGATTCCACGTATTCTCTGGAGTTATCATCAATATCATCATTTTCTTTAATGTATTATTAGGTACTTACGAGAAAAGAAGAAGCTACGAAATGGTTGAAAAAGTTGGTTTATACTGGCACTTCGTAGATTTAGTTTGGGTATTTGTATTTACAGTATTCTACCTAGTTTAA
- a CDS encoding SCO family protein gives MFKNKSYIGISFIILIFGIYAIPKIVERVKNGDVVKGNRLDNVEAKSSKEAKLLTIGPAPKFELTNQDNVKVSNETYKGKVYVLEFFFTTCPSICPKMNMSMLEIEKTFFGNPNFGIVSITIDPNHDTPQVLKDHAKLLGVKSSNWNFLTGDKNVIMDLSNKGFNLYAGENDKVSGGFEHSGLFALIDKDGNIRCRKDEFGNPNIYYDGLDKKGVRDIQQDIKILLEE, from the coding sequence ATGTTTAAAAATAAATCATACATAGGAATCTCCTTTATCATTTTGATTTTTGGGATTTATGCTATTCCTAAAATCGTAGAACGTGTTAAAAACGGAGATGTTGTAAAAGGAAACCGTCTGGATAATGTTGAAGCAAAATCTTCAAAAGAAGCAAAACTTCTAACCATTGGCCCGGCTCCAAAATTCGAATTGACCAATCAGGATAATGTAAAAGTTTCTAATGAAACTTATAAAGGAAAAGTTTATGTTTTAGAATTCTTTTTTACAACTTGCCCTTCAATTTGTCCAAAGATGAATATGAGTATGCTGGAGATTGAAAAGACTTTTTTCGGTAATCCTAATTTTGGAATCGTTTCAATTACAATAGATCCCAATCATGATACGCCGCAGGTTCTAAAAGATCATGCTAAGCTGTTAGGAGTAAAATCTTCAAACTGGAATTTCCTGACAGGAGATAAAAACGTGATTATGGATTTATCAAACAAAGGTTTTAATCTGTATGCAGGCGAAAATGATAAAGTGAGCGGTGGTTTTGAGCATTCCGGTTTGTTTGCCTTAATTGATAAAGACGGGAACATTCGTTGCAGAAAAGACGAATTCGGGAATCCTAATATTTATTACGATGGTTTAGATAAAAAAGGAGTTCGCGATATTCAGCAAGACATTAAAATTTTATTAGAAGAATAA
- a CDS encoding O-antigen ligase family protein: MKKKQLFIFAALLLFSLMIRFSLGTLPFLNGKYIYWLFVIAAGSLAFLFQERNRKWIINRFDICVFILFCMGLWNFIYLSNAKVFNLKVWNIIAYLLLYIILRQSLHDKNTILGITKTVFQLLFFAAMLNAVIAILQKIQLVSSANEYFQVTGLFYSPNHLALFLAIGILSLIELIKSNNSLLSKILFYICFVILIYSLYLTKCRGAYTALFIAILFNIINFKKGNKESNIFKKALYTFAILVSLLAVVWNINRSKSESVSGRFFIIKQSLAQLENRFFTGYGFDSFSLRYNLAKADYFTVERSWEEMRNAGYIYNANNDFLELSYELGILWITVFFIFIIMLFSKVNSNTTKTRSSVVLCIIIFSFTNTILPLPLFVVLGCVFAVFIINETKTKSVFSLKQNNLFTLISFIFLVTFSTIIVLRLNAEYKLKEIYNKEKVFSLKKTENYVSKIDANGEQLFIAGIIFFKNNYTNVGIGYLTSGFKQSGKPSLGKKLAKLFERMGNFAKAEKIYIYNKNVEPYRFDARMDLFDLYLKTNQKEKAREIAQEILSLPIKIPSKKTELFKERAKKYLRK, from the coding sequence ATGAAAAAAAAACAACTCTTTATTTTTGCAGCACTTTTGCTGTTCTCATTAATGATAAGATTCAGTTTAGGCACTCTGCCATTTTTAAATGGGAAATATATTTACTGGCTGTTTGTTATCGCTGCAGGAAGCCTAGCCTTTTTGTTTCAGGAAAGGAATAGGAAATGGATAATAAATAGATTTGATATTTGTGTATTTATCTTATTTTGTATGGGGTTATGGAATTTTATATATCTGTCTAATGCAAAAGTTTTTAACTTAAAAGTTTGGAATATAATCGCCTATTTGTTGCTATACATAATCTTAAGGCAATCTCTACATGATAAAAACACCATTTTAGGAATCACAAAAACGGTATTTCAGCTGCTATTTTTCGCGGCTATGCTGAATGCTGTAATAGCAATACTTCAAAAAATTCAATTAGTATCATCTGCAAATGAATACTTTCAGGTCACAGGATTATTTTACTCTCCCAACCATTTAGCGCTATTTCTTGCTATTGGCATTTTAAGTTTGATTGAATTAATTAAATCGAATAATTCGCTACTTAGCAAAATACTATTTTACATCTGCTTTGTTATTTTGATTTACAGCTTATATTTAACCAAATGCAGAGGAGCATACACTGCGCTGTTTATTGCGATCCTATTTAATATTATTAATTTTAAAAAAGGCAATAAAGAATCTAACATTTTTAAGAAAGCTCTATATACTTTTGCTATTCTGGTTAGTTTGCTTGCAGTAGTATGGAATATTAATAGATCTAAATCAGAGTCAGTTTCAGGAAGGTTTTTTATTATCAAACAATCATTAGCACAGCTTGAAAATCGATTCTTTACAGGTTATGGTTTTGATTCATTTTCGTTACGATATAATCTAGCAAAGGCAGATTACTTTACAGTTGAAAGATCCTGGGAGGAGATGCGAAATGCAGGTTATATTTACAACGCAAATAATGATTTTTTAGAATTAAGCTATGAATTAGGAATACTGTGGATTACAGTCTTTTTCATTTTTATTATAATGCTGTTTAGTAAAGTAAATAGCAACACTACAAAAACACGTAGTTCCGTGGTTCTTTGCATCATCATTTTTTCCTTTACAAATACGATTCTGCCTCTACCATTATTTGTGGTTTTAGGTTGTGTTTTCGCTGTGTTTATTATTAACGAAACAAAAACCAAGTCTGTTTTTTCTCTAAAACAAAATAATTTATTTACACTTATCTCTTTTATTTTCCTGGTTACATTCTCAACCATTATTGTTTTAAGATTAAATGCAGAATATAAATTGAAAGAGATTTATAATAAAGAAAAAGTTTTTAGTCTAAAAAAAACAGAGAATTATGTTTCAAAAATTGATGCAAATGGAGAACAACTTTTTATTGCAGGCATCATTTTTTTTAAAAACAATTATACGAATGTGGGAATCGGTTATTTGACAAGCGGTTTTAAACAATCTGGAAAACCGAGCTTGGGGAAAAAGCTGGCAAAGCTTTTTGAAAGAATGGGGAACTTTGCAAAAGCGGAGAAAATTTACATTTACAATAAAAATGTAGAACCGTACAGGTTTGATGCAAGAATGGATTTATTTGATCTCTATCTAAAAACAAATCAAAAAGAAAAGGCAAGAGAAATAGCCCAGGAAATACTTTCACTACCAATAAAAATTCCTTCAAAAAAAACAGAACTCTTTAAAGAAAGAGCAAAAAAATATCTAAGAAAATAA
- a CDS encoding DUF420 domain-containing protein: protein MEDNTLEKKYSKFIIAVSIIIPVVVAILFGVKLKDFGFNVEPLSFLPPIYATTNGITAVVLVWAVLAIKKGNQKLHERLMTFAIALSVAFLVMYVAYHMTSDSTKYGGEGVLRYVYFFILVTHILLSIAIIPLVLITYVRALAQRFDRHRKIAKITFPLWLYVAVTGVVVYLMISPYYVH, encoded by the coding sequence ATGGAAGATAATACTTTAGAGAAAAAATACAGTAAATTCATTATTGCCGTTTCAATTATAATTCCCGTTGTAGTTGCAATTTTGTTTGGGGTTAAATTAAAAGATTTTGGTTTTAATGTGGAGCCTTTATCGTTTTTGCCTCCAATTTATGCAACAACAAATGGTATTACTGCTGTGGTGTTGGTTTGGGCTGTTTTGGCGATTAAAAAAGGAAACCAAAAATTACACGAAAGATTAATGACTTTTGCTATTGCATTATCAGTTGCATTTTTGGTTATGTATGTAGCGTATCATATGACTTCAGATTCGACAAAATATGGAGGAGAGGGAGTATTGCGTTATGTGTATTTCTTTATTCTTGTAACACATATTTTATTGTCAATTGCAATTATTCCACTTGTTTTAATAACTTATGTTAGAGCGTTGGCTCAACGCTTTGACAGACACAGAAAAATAGCTAAAATCACTTTTCCTCTTTGGTTGTATGTTGCTGTAACAGGGGTAGTGGTTTACTTAATGATTTCACCATATTATGTACACTAA
- a CDS encoding cytochrome C oxidase subunit IV family protein has product MSHEHVSNTKRIWFVFGLLSVVTTVEVILGIYKPASLEFTHFIGLNLLNWIFYILTIFKAYYIVWAFMHMEGEKSSLRWSVVSPVIFLVLYLLFILLTEGHYIYGVFKDSTIKWNF; this is encoded by the coding sequence ATGTCACACGAGCACGTATCAAATACAAAAAGAATCTGGTTTGTTTTCGGATTACTTTCAGTAGTAACTACAGTAGAAGTTATTTTAGGTATCTACAAACCTGCATCATTAGAATTCACGCATTTTATCGGTTTGAATTTGTTAAACTGGATTTTCTATATCCTTACCATTTTCAAAGCATATTATATTGTATGGGCATTTATGCACATGGAAGGTGAAAAAAGCAGCCTTAGATGGTCTGTAGTTTCTCCTGTTATCTTCCTGGTTTTATATTTATTGTTTATTCTGTTAACAGAAGGACATTATATTTATGGGGTTTTTAAAGATTCTACTATTAAATGGAATTTTTAA
- a CDS encoding cytochrome c oxidase subunit 3 codes for MEMTMKISEEQVRKSKSAKLILLFAMVSMTMMFAGLTSAFVVSKSRADWLKNFELPSAFYWSTAVIIACSVTFYLAKKAIQKDSRSAVTGLLLGTLALGILFIVLQFQGFGQIVEQGYYFTGEGSSITTTFLYVVTVTHLLHLAGGLISLLIIIYNHFKQKYNSTQTLGIELGAMYWHFLDLLWVYLFLFLYFFK; via the coding sequence ATGGAAATGACAATGAAAATAAGCGAAGAACAAGTAAGAAAGTCTAAATCAGCAAAATTGATTCTGCTTTTTGCAATGGTAAGTATGACCATGATGTTTGCAGGATTAACAAGTGCATTTGTGGTAAGCAAATCCAGAGCAGACTGGTTGAAAAATTTTGAACTTCCTTCTGCGTTTTACTGGAGTACAGCAGTGATTATTGCTTGTAGTGTTACTTTTTATCTGGCAAAAAAAGCCATCCAGAAAGATAGCAGAAGCGCAGTTACAGGTCTACTTTTAGGAACTTTGGCTTTGGGAATTTTATTTATAGTGTTACAATTTCAGGGGTTTGGACAAATCGTTGAACAGGGGTATTATTTTACTGGAGAAGGTAGTTCAATTACTACAACTTTCCTTTATGTAGTAACGGTAACACACTTATTACACCTTGCAGGCGGATTAATTTCACTTTTAATTATAATTTATAATCATTTTAAACAAAAATACAATTCGACTCAAACTCTTGGTATAGAACTAGGTGCGATGTATTGGCACTTTTTGGATTTATTGTGGGTGTATTTATTTTTATTTTTATATTTCTTTAAATAA
- a CDS encoding transglutaminase-like domain-containing protein, with protein MKLYLTSLLLVYSTLFSQSISDLRLKKNKLETALFERYKSEIEKKEAAKFLIDNLEIHYSENYNWIDKQNKKVDFNELNYSDFKRAEQVFKKLQDSVKLKPKTYQVKDIDVITPEFLIKNIDQAFQVWKNNPWSHSYNFKTFCEYILPYRSLTEPLEDWRSEYLQLVAQASLKAKNVNQPVDVATQTILELKNFRFLDSRPDPIPYLSPKQLLFRREGACNDLANLTLLACRSMGLAVTFDFTPEYGASSKRHFWDTVIDENGKHIPFNGNCFGNPQGLPYAYNATEKRLAKVFRKTFSIQQSSLAAIKDTAVIPNGFLREKNILDVTEEYVATGKISYPINPESKNTTAYLNVFNLAKWRVIDWGQKKSNTIEFQNLGSNIVYLPSFYDPASKKMSYAKYPVLLDSNAKQQILNPNYNKTFSYNLTRDKNKKGPGLDFNSFEVFENEVFSLYVWDNGWKKLEEAKAEKDFIKFSKIPDNGLFLTLCPKSNGYERIFRINSNTKQVEWY; from the coding sequence ATGAAATTGTATCTGACATCTCTACTTTTAGTGTATTCTACTTTGTTTTCTCAATCGATTTCGGATTTAAGATTGAAAAAAAATAAGTTGGAAACGGCATTGTTTGAACGTTATAAATCTGAAATTGAAAAGAAAGAGGCTGCAAAGTTTCTAATTGATAATTTAGAAATTCATTATAGTGAAAACTATAACTGGATTGACAAGCAAAACAAAAAAGTTGATTTTAACGAATTAAACTATTCCGATTTTAAACGGGCGGAGCAGGTATTTAAAAAACTGCAAGATAGTGTCAAGCTAAAACCAAAAACATATCAGGTCAAAGATATTGATGTAATTACACCTGAATTTCTTATTAAAAATATTGACCAAGCTTTTCAGGTTTGGAAAAATAATCCTTGGTCGCATTCTTACAATTTTAAAACCTTTTGCGAATACATTCTTCCTTATAGAAGTTTAACAGAACCATTGGAAGATTGGAGAAGTGAATATTTGCAGTTGGTTGCTCAGGCATCATTGAAGGCAAAAAATGTGAACCAGCCTGTTGATGTAGCTACCCAAACTATTCTAGAACTCAAAAATTTCAGATTTTTGGACAGCCGCCCAGATCCAATTCCGTACTTAAGTCCTAAACAATTACTTTTTAGAAGAGAGGGTGCTTGCAACGATTTGGCAAATCTTACATTGCTTGCCTGTAGGTCTATGGGGCTTGCCGTTACATTTGACTTTACGCCAGAATACGGAGCCTCGTCAAAAAGGCATTTTTGGGATACTGTTATTGATGAAAATGGCAAACACATTCCGTTTAACGGAAATTGTTTCGGTAATCCACAAGGGCTTCCTTATGCCTATAATGCTACAGAAAAAAGACTGGCAAAAGTGTTCAGGAAAACTTTTTCGATTCAACAAAGTTCCCTTGCCGCAATAAAAGATACAGCAGTAATTCCTAATGGATTTTTAAGAGAAAAAAATATACTCGATGTGACAGAAGAATATGTTGCAACAGGTAAAATTAGTTATCCAATAAATCCGGAAAGCAAAAATACAACAGCTTATTTAAATGTTTTCAATCTTGCAAAATGGAGAGTAATCGATTGGGGACAGAAAAAAAGTAATACAATCGAATTTCAAAATTTAGGAAGCAATATAGTATATCTGCCAAGTTTTTACGATCCAGCATCAAAAAAGATGAGTTATGCAAAATATCCTGTACTTCTTGATAGTAATGCAAAACAGCAAATACTCAACCCTAATTACAATAAGACCTTTTCCTATAACCTAACAAGGGACAAAAACAAAAAAGGACCAGGACTTGATTTCAATTCGTTTGAAGTTTTTGAAAATGAAGTTTTTTCGCTTTATGTATGGGACAATGGCTGGAAAAAATTGGAAGAAGCTAAAGCAGAAAAAGATTTTATAAAGTTTTCTAAAATTCCAGACAATGGACTCTTTCTTACGCTCTGTCCTAAAAGCAATGGCTACGAACGCATTTTTAGAATAAACAGTAATACAAAACAAGTAGAATGGTATTAA
- the cyoE gene encoding heme o synthase, whose product MNAAKNTLSIKSIFLDFKEITKAGLAISVLFSSIAGYLLGVDSEHPFKWSVLVILSIGGYCMVGASNAFNQVIEKDIDSLMDRTKNRPVPSGRMSPKVALLVASLLTILGIALLYTINAKSAMFAAISIFLYTSVYTPLKTVTSLSVFVGAFPGAIPFMLGWVAATGEFGIEAGTLFLIQFFWQFPHFWSIGWFLYEDYEKAGIFMLPTGKKDNGTALQIILYTIWLIIASLLPVLGFTGQLFISPITAVLVFLLGIWMLFYAVKLYNLRTAKAARTLMLVSVSYISLLQIVFIVDKFLR is encoded by the coding sequence TTGAACGCTGCAAAAAATACATTATCAATCAAATCAATATTTCTGGATTTCAAAGAGATTACTAAAGCCGGTTTGGCTATTAGTGTTTTGTTTTCTTCTATCGCGGGATATTTATTAGGAGTTGATTCTGAACATCCTTTTAAATGGAGTGTTTTAGTAATTTTATCTATTGGTGGTTATTGCATGGTTGGGGCTTCAAATGCTTTTAATCAGGTAATTGAAAAAGATATCGATTCTTTAATGGATCGTACTAAAAATCGCCCGGTTCCTTCAGGGCGAATGTCTCCAAAAGTGGCGCTACTAGTAGCAAGTTTACTTACAATTCTGGGTATTGCGCTTCTTTATACTATAAATGCAAAGTCAGCAATGTTTGCTGCAATTTCTATATTTCTTTATACAAGTGTATATACACCATTAAAAACAGTTACTTCATTATCTGTTTTTGTTGGCGCTTTTCCGGGAGCAATTCCATTCATGTTAGGCTGGGTGGCAGCGACAGGAGAATTTGGAATTGAAGCGGGGACTTTGTTTTTAATTCAGTTTTTCTGGCAGTTTCCTCATTTCTGGTCTATCGGATGGTTTTTGTATGAAGATTATGAGAAAGCAGGAATTTTTATGCTTCCAACAGGAAAGAAAGACAATGGAACTGCATTGCAGATTATTTTGTATACAATTTGGCTTATAATAGCATCATTATTACCGGTTTTAGGTTTTACAGGACAATTATTTATTTCTCCAATTACAGCAGTTTTAGTGTTTCTATTGGGAATTTGGATGCTTTTTTATGCAGTTAAACTTTATAATTTAAGAACTGCAAAAGCGGCGAGGACATTAATGTTAGTAAGTGTATCTTACATTTCGCTGTTGCAAATTGTATTTATAGTAGATAAATTTTTAAGATAG